A window of the Equus przewalskii isolate Varuska chromosome 10, EquPr2, whole genome shotgun sequence genome harbors these coding sequences:
- the CXCL16 gene encoding C-X-C motif chemokine 16 — translation MRRRRGPLPFELLLLLALLTLQGDGNEGSIAGSCRCNTRYPSDSPPAVDFMEHFRKQLRGYDRCGSYVRFQLHSRSVCGGSKDQWVHELISCFDRKECGRGNLGRVAHREHLPPPSTQAPEPTERASSDVVTPAQTYLPSTLQPIQQSTRPAATPSLDKNLIHANETTASTLGHSLVSGPEAGENQKQLKEHVGSAIGTSVTVAVPSLLAIVFFLTGVLLCVLCKKREKTLRPSPDLQAHYERVAPD, via the exons ATGAGGCGGCGCCGGGGACCCCTGCCCTTCGAGCTCCTGCTCCTGCTAGCGTTGCTGACTCTGCAAG GGGATGGCAACGAGGGCAGCATCGCTGGAAGTTGTCGCTGTAATACAAGATATCCGTCCGACTCCCCTCCGGCGGTTGACTTTATGGAACATTTCCGAAAACAACTGAGAGGCTATGATCGCTGTGGTTCGTACGTCAG GTTTCAGCTACATTCGCGGAGTGTGTGCGGGGGCAGCAAAGACCAGTGGGTTCATGAATTGATAAGCTGCTTCGATCGCAAAG AATGTGGACGTGGTAACCTTGGGAGAGTGGCCCACCGGGAGCATTTACCTCCCCCCAGCACTCAGGCTCCTGAACCCACAGAAAGGGCATCTTCAGACGTAGTCACCCCTGCCCAGACATACCTGCCATCTACCCTGCAGCCTATCCAGCAGTCCACCCGTCCAGCAGCAACACCGTCCTTGGACAAAAACCTCATCCATGCCAATGAAACCACTGCCTCCACTTTGGGCCACAGCCTAGTGTCTGGGCCCGAGGCTGGGGAGAACCAGAAGCAGCTGAAAGAACATGTGGGTTCTGCAATTGGGACATCAGTTACAGTGGCAGTGCCGTCCCTCTTGGCCATCGTCTTCTTCCTCACAGGAGTCCTCCTCTGTGTGTTATGTAAGAAGAGGGAGAAGACACTGCGGCCCTCTCCAG atTTGCAGGCTCATTATGAACGTGTGGCCCCAGACTGA